In one Bacillus thuringiensis genomic region, the following are encoded:
- a CDS encoding YmzC family protein — translation MIVLGEHPITKELRYIRICLVILVIVLLFFNSEKVVEISTNHDSIENVPTSNMTQIAENTFAIQEYNPLLNSEHTIKIFKYNPDTNQLTLVKEVNSSDPNSYTYQLNETE, via the coding sequence ATGATTGTTTTGGGAGAACACCCTATCACAAAAGAGCTACGCTATATACGAATATGCTTAGTTATTTTAGTAATCGTTCTTTTATTTTTCAACAGTGAAAAAGTCGTTGAAATTTCTACAAATCATGATTCCATAGAAAATGTTCCCACCAGTAATATGACACAAATTGCGGAAAATACATTCGCTATTCAAGAATATAATCCATTACTAAATAGCGAACATACAATTAAGATTTTTAAATATAATCCAGATACAAATCAACTTACTCTCGTCAAAGAAGTTAATTCTAGTGATCCGAATTCTTATACTTATCAACTTAATGAGACCGAATAA
- a CDS encoding ABC transporter ATP-binding protein, whose protein sequence is MTEYKRILLPLRQEKILVIAAVCSGIIAAILNLSRPIFMGLIVDNLIQRELKGAYLYIALFAGSRFLMWANNLLFDYISSKASQRILQTKRIELLRNYFSLPFEESEKIKQGELETLVVSDIPNWVRLYGSILIEYIHAIAQFIGAFIALQHIDIQFILWVTPFLFLSTIVPILMGEKVRDIASVAQKNHSSVVEMVSQFVKGIQDLRSLQKEKWAIRLFKRVTAQSYKSEVKKTMMQHCIGVVGTVIETGAYILVLIIGAQKIMRGEIEVGSLIAVLATIEMLFFPVRYVGDLLIMTQVAVASANRAFCFLNKRAADSNVERAMGIRITNVSFQENDGEKCRIHNIDLQIHPGELVIIVGESGAGKTTLLKLITGLYKPSNGSIAYYGNEARMTTVWQEPRFFRTTVTENMYFGEEGLENQLEKNSELINATPIIRGLPEGSQTVLHKSGEEFSGGERKRLALLRAIVSNPTLIILDEPTAGLDPGNQELVWNMIEGIGRDVTRIVATHDVERAMIADCVVVMKNGIIVECGNPRELLNCNSLYNELQTKR, encoded by the coding sequence ATGACAGAGTATAAAAGAATATTGTTGCCGTTACGACAAGAGAAAATATTAGTAATAGCAGCTGTATGTAGTGGGATAATTGCTGCCATTTTAAATTTATCACGCCCAATTTTCATGGGGTTAATTGTAGACAATCTTATTCAAAGGGAGCTAAAAGGTGCGTATTTATATATAGCCTTGTTTGCGGGTAGTCGCTTTTTAATGTGGGCGAACAATCTTTTATTTGATTATATAAGTTCAAAAGCGAGTCAACGTATATTACAAACGAAACGTATAGAATTATTACGTAACTATTTCTCATTACCGTTTGAAGAGAGTGAGAAGATTAAGCAAGGAGAGTTAGAAACTTTGGTCGTGTCTGATATTCCGAACTGGGTCAGATTATATGGCTCTATATTAATAGAATATATACACGCTATTGCCCAATTTATTGGGGCTTTCATAGCACTACAACATATAGATATACAGTTTATATTGTGGGTAACTCCGTTTTTATTTTTAAGTACAATTGTTCCAATACTGATGGGAGAAAAGGTAAGAGATATTGCAAGCGTTGCTCAAAAAAATCACTCAAGTGTTGTAGAGATGGTGTCACAGTTTGTAAAGGGGATACAAGATTTGCGGAGTTTACAAAAAGAAAAATGGGCAATTCGCTTATTTAAAAGAGTAACGGCACAATCGTATAAATCGGAAGTAAAGAAGACGATGATGCAACATTGTATTGGAGTAGTTGGAACGGTGATTGAAACAGGAGCATATATCCTTGTTCTCATTATAGGTGCACAAAAAATAATGAGGGGAGAAATAGAAGTTGGTTCACTCATTGCAGTGTTAGCGACAATTGAGATGCTCTTTTTCCCTGTCCGTTATGTGGGCGATTTATTAATAATGACACAAGTTGCAGTCGCTTCGGCAAATAGAGCTTTTTGCTTTTTAAATAAACGAGCAGCAGATAGCAATGTAGAAAGAGCGATGGGGATCAGGATAACAAATGTTTCATTTCAGGAGAATGATGGAGAGAAATGTAGAATTCATAATATCGATTTACAAATTCATCCTGGTGAACTCGTTATTATTGTGGGAGAAAGCGGTGCAGGAAAAACAACGCTTTTAAAGTTAATAACGGGCTTGTATAAACCATCTAACGGTAGCATTGCTTATTATGGTAATGAAGCTCGTATGACTACAGTGTGGCAAGAACCACGTTTTTTCCGAACGACGGTAACAGAGAATATGTATTTCGGGGAAGAGGGTTTAGAAAATCAGCTAGAAAAAAATAGTGAACTTATAAATGCAACGCCGATTATTAGAGGGTTACCTGAAGGGAGTCAAACTGTGCTACATAAAAGCGGTGAAGAGTTTTCAGGAGGCGAAAGAAAACGTCTTGCATTATTGCGAGCGATTGTATCAAATCCAACTCTTATTATTTTAGATGAACCGACGGCTGGGTTAGATCCGGGCAATCAAGAATTGGTTTGGAATATGATTGAAGGGATAGGAAGAGATGTAACGAGAATTGTGGCAACACATGATGTAGAGAGAGCGATGATAGCAGATTGTGTTGTTGTCATGAAGAATGGGATTATTGTGGAATGTGGGAATCCTAGAGAATTATTAAATTGCAACTCATTGTACAATGAGTTGCAAACAAAAAGATAA
- the acnA gene encoding aconitate hydratase AcnA, which produces MVKHNPFQSRATFEVDGKTYHYYDLKALENAGVGNVSQLPYSVKVLLESVLRQVDGRVITEEHVTNLAKWGTKDVQDIDVPFKPSRVILQDFTGVPAVVDLASLRKAMADMGGDPDKINPEITVDLVIDHSVQVDRAGTADALAFNMDLEFKRNEERYKFLSWAQKSFDNYRAVPPATGIVHQVNLEYLAPVVHAVKNAEGDLVAYPDSLVGTDSHTTMINGIGVLGWGVGGIEAEAGMLGQPSYFPVPEVIGVKLTGTLPSGTTATDVALKVTQVLRQKGVVGKFVEFFGNGLKSMPLADRATISNMAPEYGATCGFFPIDDISLEYLRLTGRDEEQIRVVEEYCKANGLFYTADSKDPIYTDLVEIDLNTIESNLSGPKRPQDLIPLSDMKDAFHKAVVAPVGTQGLGFNEQEFDKEVKVTLEDKEVTMKTGAIAIAAITSCTNTSNPYVLIGAGLVAKKAIEKGLKVPEYVKTSLAPGSKVVTEYLDKSGLTTYLDQLGFQTVGYGCTTCIGNSGPLAPELEEAIAANDLLVTSVLSGNRNFEGRIHPLVKANYLASPPLVVAYALAGTVDIDLKNDEIGKDANGNAVYFNDIWPSAKEIEDVVQNVVTSELFKKEYAQVFNSNERWNEIQTSNEALYTWDNDSTYIQNPPFFEGLSKEPGEVETLSGLRVVGKFGDSVTTDHISPAGSIGKHTPAGRYLLENGVQPVDFNSYGSRRGNHEVMMRGTFANIRIKNQIAPGTEGGYTTYWPTGEVTSIYDAAMKYKEDGTGLLVVAGKDYGMGSSRDWAAKGTNLLGIKAVIAESFERIHRSNLVLMGVLPLQFKDGESAETLGLVGNESFEIQIDKTVRPRDLVKVVATDADGNEKQFEVVARFDSEVEIDYYRHGGILQMVLREKIEESKVSN; this is translated from the coding sequence ATGGTCAAACATAATCCATTTCAATCACGTGCAACTTTTGAAGTAGATGGAAAAACGTATCATTATTATGATTTGAAAGCGCTTGAAAATGCAGGGGTTGGCAACGTATCTCAATTACCATATTCCGTGAAAGTTTTACTTGAATCAGTACTTCGTCAAGTAGACGGACGTGTAATCACAGAAGAGCATGTTACAAATTTAGCGAAATGGGGAACGAAAGATGTTCAAGATATCGATGTTCCATTTAAACCATCTCGTGTAATTTTACAAGATTTCACTGGTGTTCCAGCTGTTGTTGATTTGGCTTCGCTTCGTAAAGCAATGGCAGACATGGGCGGAGATCCTGACAAAATTAATCCTGAAATTACTGTAGACCTTGTAATTGACCACTCTGTACAGGTTGATAGAGCGGGTACGGCAGACGCGCTTGCATTCAACATGGACTTAGAGTTTAAACGTAATGAAGAACGTTATAAATTTTTAAGCTGGGCACAAAAATCATTTGATAACTACCGTGCGGTTCCACCAGCTACAGGTATTGTACACCAAGTAAACCTTGAATATTTAGCACCAGTTGTTCATGCTGTGAAAAATGCTGAAGGTGATTTAGTTGCATATCCAGATTCGTTAGTTGGAACAGACTCACATACAACAATGATTAACGGTATCGGCGTTCTTGGATGGGGCGTTGGTGGTATTGAAGCAGAAGCAGGAATGCTTGGACAGCCTTCATACTTCCCGGTACCTGAAGTAATCGGTGTGAAATTAACTGGTACACTTCCAAGTGGTACTACAGCGACAGACGTTGCATTAAAAGTAACACAAGTATTACGTCAAAAAGGTGTAGTTGGTAAATTCGTTGAGTTCTTCGGTAATGGACTAAAGAGCATGCCTTTAGCTGACCGTGCAACAATTTCAAATATGGCACCAGAATACGGCGCAACTTGTGGATTCTTCCCAATCGATGATATTTCATTAGAATACTTACGTTTAACAGGTAGAGATGAAGAACAAATTCGCGTTGTTGAAGAATACTGTAAAGCGAACGGTTTATTCTATACAGCAGATAGTAAAGATCCAATCTATACTGATCTTGTTGAAATTGATTTAAATACAATCGAATCTAACCTTTCTGGACCGAAACGCCCACAAGATTTAATTCCACTTTCAGATATGAAAGATGCGTTCCACAAAGCTGTTGTAGCACCAGTTGGAACACAAGGACTTGGATTTAATGAGCAAGAGTTCGATAAAGAAGTGAAGGTTACATTAGAAGATAAAGAAGTAACGATGAAAACAGGTGCAATTGCAATCGCTGCAATTACAAGCTGTACAAATACATCAAACCCATACGTATTAATCGGGGCAGGTTTAGTTGCGAAGAAAGCAATTGAAAAAGGACTTAAAGTACCTGAGTATGTAAAAACATCATTAGCACCAGGATCAAAAGTTGTTACTGAATACTTAGATAAATCAGGTTTAACAACATATTTAGATCAATTAGGTTTCCAAACAGTTGGTTACGGCTGTACGACTTGTATCGGTAACTCTGGTCCATTAGCGCCAGAATTAGAAGAAGCAATCGCAGCAAACGACTTACTAGTAACATCTGTTTTATCTGGTAACCGTAACTTTGAAGGTCGTATTCATCCACTTGTAAAAGCAAACTACTTAGCATCACCACCACTAGTTGTGGCATATGCACTTGCAGGTACTGTTGATATTGACCTGAAAAATGATGAAATCGGTAAAGATGCAAATGGCAATGCTGTTTACTTCAACGATATTTGGCCATCAGCTAAAGAAATTGAAGATGTAGTTCAAAACGTTGTTACATCTGAACTGTTCAAGAAAGAATATGCACAAGTATTTAACAGCAATGAGCGCTGGAATGAAATCCAAACTTCAAACGAAGCTTTATATACTTGGGATAATGATTCAACATACATTCAAAACCCGCCATTCTTTGAAGGTTTATCTAAAGAGCCAGGTGAAGTCGAAACATTATCAGGCCTACGCGTAGTTGGTAAATTTGGTGACTCTGTAACGACAGACCACATTTCACCAGCAGGTTCAATCGGTAAGCATACACCAGCTGGACGCTACTTATTAGAAAACGGCGTACAACCAGTTGACTTTAACTCTTACGGTTCTCGTCGTGGTAACCATGAAGTTATGATGCGTGGTACATTCGCAAACATCCGTATTAAAAACCAAATCGCACCAGGAACAGAAGGCGGATATACAACATATTGGCCAACTGGTGAAGTAACATCTATCTATGATGCTGCTATGAAATATAAAGAAGATGGAACAGGTCTTCTAGTTGTTGCTGGTAAAGATTACGGTATGGGAAGTTCTCGTGACTGGGCTGCGAAAGGTACTAACTTATTAGGTATTAAAGCAGTAATCGCAGAAAGCTTCGAACGTATTCACCGCAGTAACTTAGTGTTAATGGGTGTACTACCGCTTCAATTTAAAGATGGCGAAAGTGCTGAAACGTTAGGTCTTGTTGGTAACGAGTCATTTGAAATTCAAATCGACAAAACAGTTAGACCACGCGATCTTGTAAAAGTAGTTGCAACTGATGCAGATGGCAACGAAAAACAATTTGAAGTAGTAGCTCGTTTCGATAGTGAAGTTGAAATTGACTACTACCGTCACGGTGGTATTCTGCAAATGGTTCTTCGTGAGAAAATTGAAGAATCTAAAGTATCGAACTAA
- the sspO gene encoding acid-soluble spore protein SspO codes for MGKRKANHTISGMNAASAQGQGTGYNEEFANEPLTPAERQNNKKRKKNQ; via the coding sequence ATGGGTAAAAGAAAAGCAAATCATACTATTTCAGGAATGAATGCTGCATCTGCACAAGGACAAGGAACTGGTTACAATGAAGAATTTGCAAACGAGCCTTTAACTCCAGCAGAGCGACAAAATAATAAGAAACGTAAAAAGAACCAGTAA
- the pdaB gene encoding polysaccharide deacetylase family sporulation protein PdaB gives MLKQKIFLFVFSLLCAVHIFQVEKVEAKMLLRKELEPTGYVTWEVPNNEKIIAITFDDGPDPTYTPQVLDLLRQYKAEATFFMIGFRVQRNPYLVKQVLKEGHEIGNHTMNHLYASNSSDEKLENDILDGKKFFGKWVKEPLLFRPPGGYINDAVFKTAKEAGYQTVLWSWHQDPRDWANPGVDSIVNHVVKNAKSGDIVLLHDGGNDRSQTVAALAKILPELKKQGYRFVTVSELLRYKH, from the coding sequence ATGCTAAAACAGAAAATTTTTCTATTCGTTTTTTCTTTGCTATGTGCAGTACATATATTTCAAGTGGAAAAAGTGGAAGCGAAAATGTTGCTCAGAAAAGAGTTAGAACCAACTGGTTATGTAACATGGGAAGTACCTAATAATGAAAAAATTATTGCAATTACATTTGATGATGGGCCAGATCCAACGTATACACCACAAGTTTTAGATTTATTACGTCAATATAAGGCGGAAGCGACATTTTTTATGATTGGATTTCGAGTTCAGCGTAATCCATATTTAGTGAAGCAAGTGTTAAAAGAGGGACATGAAATTGGAAATCATACGATGAATCATTTGTATGCGAGTAATTCGTCAGATGAAAAATTAGAAAATGATATTTTAGATGGAAAGAAATTTTTTGGAAAATGGGTGAAAGAACCTTTGCTATTCCGTCCTCCTGGCGGATATATTAACGATGCTGTATTTAAAACAGCGAAAGAGGCTGGCTATCAAACCGTTCTATGGTCGTGGCATCAAGACCCGCGTGATTGGGCAAATCCAGGGGTTGACTCCATTGTAAATCATGTAGTGAAAAATGCTAAAAGTGGCGATATTGTATTGTTACATGATGGAGGGAATGATCGTAGTCAAACGGTAGCAGCGCTAGCAAAAATTTTACCTGAGCTGAAAAAACAGGGCTATCGATTTGTAACGGTTTCGGAATTACTACGTTATAAACATTAG
- a CDS encoding small acid-soluble spore protein P, producing the protein MGKNNRESKEKQGQPEPLSGSHKVKNRNHSRQKKHAHHDM; encoded by the coding sequence ATGGGTAAAAACAACCGTGAATCAAAAGAAAAACAAGGACAACCTGAGCCATTAAGCGGATCTCATAAAGTAAAAAACCGTAACCATTCACGCCAAAAAAAACATGCACATCATGATATGTAA
- a CDS encoding Hsp20/alpha crystallin family protein, giving the protein MGKKKKNCLFHVDGFEEWMDQFCSDSYSNFSFPNQIHIDLCETEEEYILETDVQNVSEQNVLIKKLETGLAICILHKNISLQRTIPLPTTIIYKKMLACLENGFLAIHISKNEVADKHEKKVLFSN; this is encoded by the coding sequence ATGGGCAAGAAAAAGAAGAATTGTCTTTTTCATGTTGATGGTTTCGAAGAATGGATGGATCAATTTTGTTCCGATTCTTATAGTAACTTTAGCTTTCCAAATCAAATTCACATCGACCTTTGTGAAACTGAAGAAGAATATATTTTGGAAACAGATGTACAAAATGTTTCAGAACAAAATGTACTCATTAAAAAGTTAGAGACAGGCCTAGCTATTTGCATACTTCATAAAAACATTTCCTTACAACGAACAATCCCTTTACCTACTACTATCATTTACAAAAAGATGCTAGCCTGCTTAGAAAACGGATTTTTAGCCATTCATATTTCCAAAAATGAAGTTGCTGATAAGCATGAAAAGAAAGTTCTTTTTTCAAATTAA
- a CDS encoding MDR family MFS transporter translates to MKGKLQHIHPLGMSIILGTLFARFATSMSIPFLAIYLTTVKGVSAGMTGAIIGTSALVGVFASFIGGNLSDRFGRKTIMLWSMIVWIFVFIGFSLADHVLSFFLLNALNGLCRSFFEPTSRALLSDLTKPEYRLLVYNLRYGAINVGVAIGPIVGLQIGSAKSTIPFLVAAGVYILYTAILAFQFKKYPMEKKKVRTEKPVTMLNAMRILRKDIVFLVALVGIILSNCGFSHLTTTVSQYFANAYIFEDGVKLFSYMLALNAIVVVIIQYPVIQMCKKYTPLTSIMVGTLFVSGGLFGFGIVESMLGAAVCTIIFTIGEVLMFSMTDVFIDDIAVAHLKGTYFGAMGFSGIGAVIGPWFGGVLLDYYGYQNGFAVFSALAIFSTVAFPVLLVTKGLLKKRYDRNSNIEMHAK, encoded by the coding sequence ATGAAGGGGAAGTTACAGCATATTCATCCGCTTGGAATGAGTATTATTTTAGGGACATTGTTTGCTAGGTTTGCAACTTCAATGAGTATCCCTTTTTTAGCGATTTATTTAACGACTGTTAAAGGTGTATCAGCTGGAATGACTGGTGCTATTATCGGAACGAGTGCACTTGTTGGCGTTTTTGCTAGTTTTATCGGAGGGAATTTATCAGATCGATTTGGCCGGAAAACGATTATGCTCTGGTCCATGATTGTTTGGATTTTTGTGTTTATAGGTTTTTCACTTGCGGATCATGTTTTAAGTTTCTTTTTATTAAACGCTTTAAATGGATTATGTAGGTCGTTTTTTGAGCCAACATCAAGAGCATTATTATCAGATTTAACAAAGCCTGAGTATCGGTTACTCGTCTATAACTTACGATACGGTGCAATAAATGTTGGAGTTGCAATTGGACCAATTGTTGGATTACAGATTGGAAGTGCAAAATCAACAATTCCTTTTTTAGTAGCAGCTGGGGTATATATTCTATATACAGCTATATTAGCGTTCCAATTTAAGAAGTATCCAATGGAAAAAAAGAAAGTGAGGACAGAAAAACCTGTTACAATGCTAAATGCAATGCGTATATTGCGAAAAGATATAGTATTTTTAGTTGCTTTAGTCGGTATTATTTTGAGTAATTGCGGTTTTTCACATTTAACGACGACAGTATCTCAATATTTTGCAAATGCATATATATTTGAGGATGGAGTGAAGCTATTCTCATATATGCTCGCTTTAAATGCAATTGTTGTAGTGATTATCCAATACCCTGTTATTCAAATGTGCAAAAAGTATACACCGTTAACATCAATTATGGTGGGGACTTTATTTGTGAGCGGAGGATTGTTTGGCTTTGGAATAGTAGAATCTATGCTAGGTGCTGCCGTTTGTACAATTATTTTTACAATTGGAGAAGTATTAATGTTTTCAATGACGGATGTATTTATTGATGATATTGCTGTTGCGCATCTAAAAGGAACATACTTCGGTGCGATGGGCTTTTCGGGAATTGGAGCAGTAATAGGTCCGTGGTTTGGAGGAGTACTTCTCGATTACTACGGGTACCAAAATGGGTTTGCAGTATTTTCAGCACTAGCTATATTTTCAACTGTCGCATTTCCTGTGCTTTTAGTTACAAAAGGTTTATTGAAAAAAAGATATGATAGAAATTCTAATATAGAAATGCATGCGAAATAA